TTAATCCTCACGAATGATTATCTTGGGGAAGTTCTTGTTTAGCCCGGTCCTCGGCACATAAGCGCCGCCAGCCCACACTGCACCACACTTAGTGCATGTCCAGAGACCAACACTAATTCTCTTGACATGACCCTTAACTCCACAGAATGGACATACATGGTCCGCATACCGACGCTGCATTACGTCTCTCCAACGCTTTCTTAGCGTAGAGCCGTAGCGCGGACCAAACCTTCCAGCTATGCCTACCGTGCGCGTACGTTTCGCCATTACTGTGTCCCCCGCGACCCTTGGAGCTTAGAGGCCTAGGTTATAAGGAGTGTTGTCCACTACCATCCAATACTTTACTCATTTCCGGATTCGTCGGCTTCCTGAACCGCCTCATCAACCACCTCGGTTGCCTCGACCGGCTCTTCATGCTCCTTGGGTGGAGGTGGCGGTGGCTGCTGTTCTTCACCGGGTGTTTCCGCTTTCATCT
The window above is part of the Pyrodictium delaneyi genome. Proteins encoded here:
- a CDS encoding 50S ribosomal protein L37ae; translated protein: MAKRTRTVGIAGRFGPRYGSTLRKRWRDVMQRRYADHVCPFCGVKGHVKRISVGLWTCTKCGAVWAGGAYVPRTGLNKNFPKIIIRED